From Fundulus heteroclitus isolate FHET01 chromosome 14, MU-UCD_Fhet_4.1, whole genome shotgun sequence, the proteins below share one genomic window:
- the coro1b gene encoding coronin-1B, which translates to MSFRRGVVRQSKFRHVFAQAWRAEHCLDDVRVSRVTWDGPLCAVNPKFIAVIIEAGGGGAFLVVPISKSGRIDQSSPTVCGHAAPVLDIQWCPHDDNIIASASEDCTVKVWQIPDGGLTSPMTEPMMTLEGHSKRVGILAWHPCAFNILLTAGCDNVVCVWNVGTGELVYQLFDAHPDLIYSVSWNKDGSAVCTVCKDKALRIIDPRRGAILKVREKVHDGTRPMRAVFLADGKILTTGFSRMSERQLALWDTKDLSEPMAVQEMDTSNGVLLPFYDPDTNMVYLCGKGDCTIRYFEVTDESPYVHFLSLYSSKEPQRGAGFLCKRGVDVNKCEIARFYKLHERKVEPISMTVPRKSDLFQGDLYPDTAGVEPALLAEEWIAGQDAPPLLVSLSGGYAAPPSKHRDTLRSKPKPSSQDSGAATVAASPTPPSAAKEAEEETPQPRVTARESDGNTERPRREDEMLSELLAEMKALRAVVLAQNQRIELLERQLTRIEDGDV; encoded by the exons ATGTCTTTCCGTAGAGGCGTGGTCCGGCAGAGCAAGTTCCGCCACGTCTTCGCTCAGGCCTGGCGGGCCGAGCACTGCCTCGACGACGTCAGGGTGTCCCGGGTGACGTGGGACGGCCCGCTCTGCGCGGTCAACCCCAAGTTCATCGCGGTCATCATCGAAGCGGGCGGAGGAGGGGCCTTCCTCGTTGTTCCGATCAGCAAG AGCGGCAGAATCGACCAGTCCTCCCCCACGGTCTGCGGACACGCGGCGCCCGTGTTGGACATCCAGTGGTGTCCCCATGACGACAACATCATTGCAAGTGCCTCAGAGGACTGCACAGTGAAG GTGTGGCAGATCCCCGATGGTGGGCTGACCAGCCCGATGACTGAGCCGATGATGACCCTGGAGGGCCACAGTAAACGAGTGGGAATCCTGGCTTGGCACCCATGTGCCTTCAACATCCTATTAACTGCAG GCTGCGATAACGTGGTTTGTGTGTGGAATGTGGGCACTGGCGAGCTTGTGTACCAGCTCTTTGACGCCCACCCAGACCTGATCTACAGCGTCAGCTGGAACAAGGATGGCAGTGCTGTGTGTACGGTGTGCAAGGACAAGGCCCTGCGCATCATCGACCCGCGCAGGGGCGCCATCCTCAAG GTTAGAGAGAAGGTCCATGATGGTACGAGGCCCATGAGAGCCGTGTTCCTCGCTGATGGAAAAATCCTGACCACAGGCTTCAGCCGTATGAGTGAAAGGCAGCTCGCTTTGTGGGACACA aAAGATCTCTCTGAGCCGATGGCGGTACAAGAAATGGATACAAGTAATGGAGTTCTTCTTCCCTTTTATGATCCTGACACGAACATGGTCTACCTCTGTGGAAAG GGGGATTGTACCATCCGGTATTTTGAAGTGACAGACGAGTCCCCCTACGTTCACTTCCTCAGTTTATACAGCAGCAAGGAGCCACAGAGAGGCGCAGGGTTTCTCTGCAAAAGAGGTGTGGATGTCAACAAGTGTGAAATTGCCAG GTTCTATAAGCTGCATGAAAGGAAAGTGGAACCTATTTCAATGACTGTACCACGCAAA TCGGATCTCTTCCAGGGAGACCTTTATCCAGACACTGCAGGCGTGGAGCCGGCTCTGCTGGCCGAGGAATGGATCGCCGGACAGGACGCGCCACCTCTGCTCGTCTCCCTGAGTGGAGGGTACGCAGCCCCTCCGTCCAAACACAGAGACACCCTCAGAAGCAAGCCCAAGCCGAGCTCTCAGGATTCTGGGGCCGCAACTGTAGCAGCTTCCCCCACACCGCCATCTGCCGCCAAGGAAGCGGAAGAAGAGACGCCGCAGCCACGAGTGACTGCAAGGGAGTCAGATGGAAACACAGAGAGGCCTAGGAGAGAG GATGAAATGTTGAGCGAATTGCTCGCAGAGATGAAGGCCTTACGAGCCGTCGTGCTCGCTCAGAACCAGAGGATTGAGCTTCTGGAGAGGCAGCTAACCCGGATTGAAGATGGTGACGTGTga